A window of Nomascus leucogenys isolate Asia chromosome 19, Asia_NLE_v1, whole genome shotgun sequence genomic DNA:
AAATCCTTAATTCCCCTTTAAGGAacagatatataataaaaatccGAAAGGAACCacattagaaatgaaaagaggTTTGCAAAACAAGAGGCTTCTTTCATTCCAGAAAACCACACCAAAACAaggggagaaaaatgaaagcaatggaTATGTGTTTGCCCAAGTTTCAATCTTGCCCAGTGGAGACACTACACAGGCACAAATtctgaggaggaaaaagaggaggttGGCGGGCGGGGGCGGGCAAGAGAGAGCGAGTGTGGCCTGCAAACCGCAACAATGCAATCTCCATTTTGAACAATGCGCCTCTTTCCTCTTATAAATCTAGTTTTTTGCCACTTGATGTGCCCTCGCATTTCCCCTCTGGGGGTCGGCGGGGTTGGGGGGAGATCGGAGCAGGATGCACAGCACATGAGTGAGCAAGGGGGGGAGGGCAGAGAAGGTGGGGAAGGAGTCTGTAGCAACTGGGCTGGGTGGGTACCTGGAGTGCTGCTGTAGGTACTATAGCTCCTGAAGCTGCTTTCCGTGCAGTAACTGGCGTCCTCGTACACCACTTTGTTGACCGCCCTCCGGGCCGCGGCGGTCCGGGCCAGGTGgctgcccccacctccccccgGCCCGGAGCGCTGCTGCTGGGGTGcggccggcggcggcggcggcggcggctttCTCCGGCTACTGCTGCCCATTCTGGGCGAGCTCAGCCGCGTCTTGAGCGCCACCTCAGCCTGGCGGCGGCCCACCTGCCTCGGCTGCTACAGCGTTGCCGCGAGCGGAACCCCGGATGGGTCCGGACgtgggcggcggcggcggcagcggcggggCCGGGGCGCAGCGCTCCGCAGAGGAAGCCGCCGGCTGCTTGGTCTGCCTGCCCCGCCGGCCCCTCATGTTGGAgcccaggaggaaggagaagggaaagcgGACGGGGAGGGGCGCGCGCAGTGGGCGCAGTGGGGGCGGCCGGGGCCGGGTGGGGAGGCCCGAGGGCCCGGGCAGGAGGGGCCCGGCCTGCGGAAGCGGTTGGAGGGAGAAGGCTCAATCCAAGTGGCTGGGGCCCCACTCCGGATCGCCTTCAGCCGCTATCTTGTCTCTTCCGTCTACCGGAGCGCGGTCACGTGAGCTGGAACGGGGCGAGGTGGCGCGGCGGCCGCTAGGGGGAGCGCGGGAGCATTGAGTCGGGGGCGGAGAGCCTGGAGAGCCTGGGGCGCCTGGGCTGGGGGCAGCGCGGCGCGGCTGGACTCCCGGCGCGGTGGAGCGGCTGAGAGAGACGCGCAGCTCGCGAAATGCCCCGCGTCTAAGGCCTTCGGAGACCACAGTTTCCGCGGACCCCTGGCTGGAGCCCAAAGCCGACCGGACCTCCTCCCTGCGTCTCCCCTTCCGCGGCTcggagaggaaggcaggagagccCCCAAATATCATTCCCCTCCCGCCccctagggaaactgaggctgaaagagccagcgagagaaagaaaaaaaaaagtctcggAGTGGGGCGGCCCGAGCGACCTAAGGGACGGGGCAGCGCCAGCGACCGGGGGAAATTAGTCGGGGTGGGGGAACAGGGAGACAAGCCCCCAGAATTTAGGAAACTCCGAAGCTTGGAGCTGGAGTCAACCCTTAACTTCCAACAGGGAGCCAGCGCTTATCACTGCCTCACACACAGCGTGTTAGTCTCCCTTACCCCGGAGAAACTCTTACTGTTAGTGTTCAGCCACCACTTCTTCCTTCTGAATCTGGAGTCTAGAAGGCCTGCAGTTTTAGTCCTGCTCACAGTTTTGTATCTGTTCCATTGAGATTGTTGTAACTTATTTAAGTATGACTATGTcttttcagtttctctttttttatattttactctcACTTGTATGTTCttgaagggagagggaggatcAAAGTGTGTGCCCACTATACCATCTTGGTTTTCCCAAAATCCGTCCCATCATGTTGTAAAAATCTATGAACTAGGAAATGAAACTCAAGGTTTTCTTTCTAACCAAGGAAGAAGTTCAGTCTCTCTCTATAAATAGAGAAGGGCTGTTGAATAATTTGTCACATTGCTTCTCTTTTGACTTTATAAGACTAGATTGTCTATAGACAGAGAAACAGATTCATTAAACCAGGGCCATTCAGGTTTATTTGGTAAAATATTTGTGATATatttaaaagcttcctgaggtaCTCATGTAATGATTGGTGCATAGGGCTGGGTGACCCTGCAAAAAAAGAGGCACAGCAAACTTTCTTTCAGGTACAGATGGACCTTATCTTTAGGCAAATCCTTGAAATTTTGGAGGGGGGAATCAGGTTTTcctgtggggtttttgtttttggcttttcatAGACATCTATATGAAGTCTCTGCTTTAGAATCTATAAAACTATAGCTTcagaggctgggcgtgatggctcatgcctataatcccagcactttgggaggctgaggtgaaaggatcacttgaggtcaggagttcgagaccagcctggctaacagggcgaaaccccatctgtactaaaaatgcaaaaattagccaggtgtggtggcaggcacctgttgtaatcccagctacttgggaggctgagggaggagaatcacttgaacccggaaggcagaggttgcagtgagctgagatcatgccactgcacgacagagcgagactccatcttgaaacaAAAAACTGTAGCTTCAGAGATTCACTTAAATTATCATTTATAGGCCAGGAGAGTTGTGGctcacagcctgtaatcccagcattctaaaaggctgaggcgggtggatcacttgaggccaggattttgagaccagcctgggcaacatggcaaaatcctgtttctacaaaaaggaaTTTGCTGGGTGttgtgatgcacacctgtagtctcagctacttggcgaggctgaggccaggggacacttgagcccaggaggtcgaccctgcagtgagccatgatagcaccactgtactctagctggGACGATCAAGTGaggtcctatctccaaaaaaaagttttgttttgttttgttttaagacagggtctcactttgtcatctacgttggagcacagtggtgccatcacagctcactgaagtctTCACCTCTCAGACTTAAGGGagcctccaacctcagccttccaagtagttggcactacaggcatgcgccaccacacctggctaatttttgtatttttagtagagatggggtctcaccatgtggccaggctggtcttgagctcctggacgcaagtgatcttccagcctcggcctcccaaagtgctgggattacaggtgtgagccactgtgctggacgaatttttttaaagaaggaaaaataaaattaattcatcccttcattaaaaaaattaaaaactctttaaAGGAAACATGGGCTAAGTTATTTTTCTGAGAGACTATaagatttaggaagaaaaataatcatgatGAAACGTTTTGGGAATATTTttggtatttaaaattattgtagaaatttataaatgtgtcagattttggctgggcacagtggctcacacttgtaatccaagcactttgggaggccaagctgggcagaccacctgaggtcaggagtttgagaccagcctagccaacatggtgaaaccctatctctaaaagaatttttgtaa
This region includes:
- the LOC115831556 gene encoding nucleosome-remodeling factor subunit BPTF-like is translated as MGSSSRRKPPPPPPPAAPQQQRSGPGGGGGSHLARTAAARRAVNKVVYEDASYCTESSFRSYSTYSSTPESGKIAVEYRPCEEIVDVRWEEELHGLIQVRGDKNSKVSCSPWKEEYSRISP